A section of the Drosophila sechellia strain sech25 chromosome 3L, ASM438219v1, whole genome shotgun sequence genome encodes:
- the LOC6605686 gene encoding uncharacterized protein LOC6605686 yields MNMRGMTTRSIWLECLRENAINMRLEHEDLGRRIAVSLASSQKALLDIENLNQELSKMKDTIHNAISNVMGYENKCCELLLDILIKIVENNDLNAELNPNMISKAFLELDPICDKPEVVNDLSLVASGFNQQYPQDVPDSIDKNITEDQ; encoded by the coding sequence ATGAACATGAGGGGGATGACCACGCGTTCTATTTGGCTGGAATGTCTTCGGGAAAATGCCATCAATATGCGCCTGGAGCACGAGGATCTGGGACGTCGCATTGCTGTTTCTTTGGCGAGTTCCCAGAAAGCTCTGCTTGATATCGAAAACTTGAATCAAGAGCTGTCAAAAATGAAGGACACAATCCATAACGCCATTTCCAATGTTATGGGCTACGAAAATAAGTGTTGTGAATTGCTCTTGGatattttgattaaaataGTGGAGAACAACGACCTGAATGCTGAACTAAATCCCAACATGATCTCCAAGGCGTTTCTCGAATTGGATCCGATTTGCGATAAGCCAGAAGTTGTGAATGACCTTAGTCTTGTAGCGTCTGGTTTTAATCAGCAATATCCTCAAGATGTTCCGGATTCTATTGATAAAAACATTACAGAAGACCAGTAA
- the LOC116801280 gene encoding uncharacterized protein LOC116801280, with product MKPKLSIASILPLLLAITAMRHQVNIPESGSASKASSETDLCEDYDYITKWNDKQLKINGQLRDFQMVMDSIITSFNRTTSIEKCCFYDNNSMVLLIENVNEIDPVNQIQFSKHLSTNLKNIISKIRKTIVKTFNSCCGNLRGVIEKVKGEVEEKVNGIEIKYKEMDNESSKRNDGIRKKVNQLEGRMEAVKSSLDKLQKEMDKNNGKTNCGEELKEQLSVLDSNISTYKNEAENEFNKLNNQLKEIKEKLWNQDKISDAFKKTLEGGAESTKNIIDKSKNNCGNMNSSLDKQIQKEDLINLKKKTENLQRLIINLTNKMGNFDNQGSSTSFSVTLNTCMTNNAKLNTIQSLLQEMIKQQNQTCSKATTEMTKSGSPPGNPSCSSDEQLKERLKTLQNESAILDDELKKFPKCCQKIDKLNVQAEQITNELQIMNTTYNNQIKDNTNKFNSLKDGLDVNGRRMGQINSSNLNNSVQKQVKELQSKVYKAAINLEALKETQDDFIKLMDSTKHLKYSPNEMERLRKDFEEFRLKILKQLVDYDQKRIQEPSTDARQREIRLQKIHDNVRQDMDKLNNTIQLQDKLKMKAQDEIKKQKTPSKLMLDCERKCKEMDQFDKLLNLIEEAKNLVKMKGEKTTAKPTQKYIPKKKKKNKPKPKPTRKWSGVMVGGIDFEPNRDVFHRRQRSVDRSKRDKNETKGEFTGSTIEDVFIQQCECHAQVSIASLLLVISAITLATNTHDYGNIYNQIRAPPVRERCDDYNDISKWIAEQVKLSAQLRKFQKDQDAILSSFGKTPTLMTCRFYEEINLNRIVEKVNRINEVSGSQVEKLKSSGDLEKDLENVLPQIKKFVSKGIKSCCENFTKLIENYKKDLNLKIKNLPSKLNEKEFGKLNENDSIQKNLGYIEKQLEEIKPLFEKLQKYFRDSQANSNCCDSLKESFQALENKLSLAKGNGYNQSLKIENQLKELKDKIQENVEKTNVLKTTLSHRFENTKNILRICNQSKHKYVSMDTTILLDLEKNAEALQKLAETLFKNLGGLDIHKPSMNLNVTLNTCLENNELLTNIQSKMGYLLEQNSKACFEGSPTDSENSSGLIIKNCSSNEKLQNSIAELENEIGILRKNLTNFPKCCQKIDDLIVHMGKLENMMKKMNQTYNDHLNANSNQLNSIKDGMDKSLRKISPIHDDGDSKNLQELARKLKKDLIKASLTLSILKERQDDLLKDNNKNQSSLYSPEEMSGLKKDLYEFSQDIDGKLKDLELKMQSKMDAVKHIDTFNKEANQHLDKVKANTLEHKELDMRIKDQTENQIKQTNEMLNCTKKCSKINMMNDLMDQVEDMERIVK from the exons ATGAAACCAAAG CTATCGATTGCATCAATACTTCCACTGCTATTAGCAATTACGGCGATGAGGCACCAAGTAAACATTCCTGAATCTGGCAGTGCTTCAAAAGCATCTTCGGAAACAGATCTGTGCGAGGATTACGATTATATTACCAAGTGGAATGATAAGCAGTTAAAGATTAATGGCCAATTAAGGGACTTTCAGATGGTAATGGACTCGATAATAACTTCTTTCAATAGAACCACATCTATAGAGAAATGCTGTTTCTATGATAACAACTCAATGGTACtattaattgaaaatgtcAATGAAATTGATCCAGTTAACCAAATTCAATTCAGCAAACATCTTTCAACGAATctcaaaaatataatttctaAAATCAGGAAAACCATCGTGAAGACCTTTAATAGTTGCTGTGGAAATTTGCGAGGCGTAATCGAAAAGGTGAAGGGAGAGGTAGAAGAAAAAGTAAATGGTATAGAGATAAAATATAAAGAGATGGACAACGAAAGTTCTAAAAGAAATGACGGTATTCGGAAAAAGGTAAACCAACTGGAGGGCCGAATGGAAGCTGTGAAATCAAGTTTGGATAAACTTCAAAAGGAAATGGAtaaaaataatggaaaaacCAATTGTGGTGAAGAATTAAAGGAACAACTTTCGGTTTTGGATAGTAACATTAGCACATACAAAAATGAGGCAGAGAACGAattcaacaaattaaataatcaaCTCAAAGAGATAAAGGAAAAGCTATGGAATCAAGATAAAATATCTGATGCATTTAAAAAAACTTTAGAGGGCGGTGCCGAAAGTACTAAAAATATAATCGACAAGTCCAAAAACAACTGCGGAAATATGAATAGTAGTCTAGATAAGCAAATTCAAAAGGAGGacttaattaatttgaaaaagaaaaccgaaaaccTTCAGAGGCTGATTATAAACCTTACCAATAAAATGGGCAACTTTGACAATCAGGGATCGTCAACAAGCTTTAGTGTAACGTTAAATACCTGCATGACAAATAATGCAAAACTTAATACAATTCAATCTTTACTTCaagaaatgataaaacaacaaaatcaaacaTGTTCTAAGGCAACAACAGAAATGACTAAAAGTGGTAGTCCACCAGGTAATCCAAGCTGTTCCTCAGATGAACAGCTGAAGGAACGTTTGAAAACACTACAAAATGAATCTGCAATTCTGGACGACGAACTTAAAAAGTTTCCCAAGTGCTGCCAAAAAATAGATAAGCTTAACGTACAGGCGGAACAAATAACTAACGAACTTCAGATCATGAACACAACATACAATAATCAAATAAAGGacaatacaaataaatttaattcgtTAAAGGATGGCTTGGATGTAAATGGTAGAAGGATGGGCCAAATTAATTCTTCAAACCTTAATAATAGTGTTCAAAAGCAAGTAAAAGAACTTCAAAGTAAGGTATATAAAGCTGCCATAAATTTAGAGGCATTAAAAGAAACTCAAGATGATTTCATAAAGCTAATGGACAGTACCAAACATCTAAAATATTCGCCCAATGAGATGGAGAGGCTAAGAAAAGATTTCGAAGAGTTCCGACTTAAAATTCTAAAACAGTTAGTCGATTATGATCAGAAAAGGATACAAGAACCATCAACTGATGCTAGACAGCGCGAGATACGACTACAAAAAATCCACGATAATGTTCGCCAGGACATGGATAAACTGAATAATACTATTCAGCTACAGGACAAACTAAAAATGAAGGCCCaagatgaaataaaaaaacagaaaacgcCATCAAAGCTTATGCTCGATTGCGAAAGAAAGTGCAAGGAAATGGACCAATTCGATAAACTCCTAAATCTCATAGAAGAAGCAAAAAATCTGGTTAAAATGAAGGGTGAAAAAACTACGGCGAAGCCAACTCAGAAATATAtcccaaagaaaaaaaagaaaaataaacccaAGCCGAAGCCAACACGAAAATGGTCTGGGGTCATGGTTGGGGGCATCGATTTTGAACCCAATCGGGATGTATTTC ACCGGCGACAGAGGTCCGTGGACCGCAGTAAACGTGACAAAAATGAAACCAAAGGTGAGTTCACTGGATCGACCATCGAAGATGTGTTCATTCAACAATGCGAATGTCATGCACAGGTATCGATTGCGTCACTGCTACTTGTGATATCTGCAATTACGTTGGCGACGAACACACATGACTACGGAAATATTTATAATCAAATAAGAGCACCACCGGTAAGGGAGCGGTGTGATGACTACAATGACATTTCAAAGTGGATAGCTGAGCAGGTGAAGCTTAGTGCCCAGTTGAGAAAATTTCAGAAAGATCAGGATGCTATACTGAGCTCTTTTGGCAAAACGCCTACTTTAATGACCTGTCGGTTCTACGAAGAAATCAACCTGAATCGAATAGTGGAGAAGGTCAATAGGATAAACGAAGTGAGTGGAAGTCAAGTTGAAAAGCTTAAAAGCAGCGGAGATCTGGAAAAAGATTTGGAAAATGTTTTACCCCAAATTAAAAAGTTCGTTTCTAAGGGCATCAAAAGCTGCTGTGAAAACTTCACCAAATTAatagaaaattataaaaaggatctaaatttaaaaatcaagaatctgccaagtaaattaaatgagaaagaatttggaaaattaaatgaaaatgactCTATTCAAAAGAATCTAGGGTACATAGAAAAACAACTTGAAGAAATAAAACCACTTTTTGAgaagctacaaaaatattttcgtgaTAGTCAGGCGAATTCGAACTGTTGTGATAGTCTAAAAGAATCATTTCAGGCTTTGGAAAATAAGTTATCGTTAGCCAAAGGCAATGGATATAATCAGTCCCTAAAGATAGAAAATCAGCTAAAAGAACTAAAAGATAAAATACAGGAAAATGTAGAAAAGACAAATGTTTTAAAGACAACTTTAAGTCACCGCTTTgaaaatactaaaaatattCTTAGAATCTGCAATCAAAGCAAACATAAATATGTTTCAATGGACACAACTATTTTGCTTGACTTGGAAAAAAATGCAGAAGCCTTGCAGAAACTCGCCGAAACGCTTTTCAAAAATTTAGGCGGCTTAGACATCCATAAGCCctcaatgaatttaaatgtaaCCCTTAACACATGCctggaaaataatgaattgCTAACCAATATCCAATCTAAAATGGGGTATTTGCTTGAGCAAAATTCCAAAGCTTGTTTTGAGGGATCGCCCACAGACTCCGAAAATTCTAGTggtttaattattaaaaattgttcatcTAACGAAAAGCTACAGAACAGTATTGCGGAGCTTGAAAACGAAATAGGAATCTTGCGTAAAAACCTAACAAACTTCCCGAAATGCTGTCAAAAAATCGACGACCTTATCGTACATATGGGAAAACTAGAAAATATGATGAAGAAAATGAACCAAACTTACAATGATCATCTAAACGCCAACTCAAATCAACTTAATTCTATAAAAGATGGCATGGATAAATCCTTAAGAAAGATAAGCCCAATCCATGACGACGGTGATAGTAAAAACCTTCAGGAGCTGGCAAGAAAGCTTAAAAAAGATCTTATAAAAGCTAGCTTGACCCTAAGCATTCTAAAAGAACGACAAGATGACTTGTTAaaagataataataaaaatcaaagttCACTATACTCTCCTGAGGAGATGTCTGGTTTGAAAAAGGATTTATATGAGTTTAGCCAGGACATCGATGGAAAGTTAAAGGACTTAGAATTAAAGATGCAAAGCAAAATGGACGCTGTTAAACATATCGATACATTCAACAAAGAAGCAAATCAGCATCTAGATAAAGTTAAAGCAAATACCCTTGAACACAAAGAACTAGATATGCGGATCAAGGATCAGACAGAGAATcaaattaagcaaacaaatgAAATGCTTAATTGCACAAAAAAGTGTTCGAAAATTAACATGATGAACGATCTTATGGACCAAGTGGAAGACATGGAACGGATTGTTAAATAA
- the LOC6605684 gene encoding uncharacterized protein LOC6605684 translates to MSDDGSDIFQDLESYEPYTEGSQNNSDEATAVGPLDTSEDARFSEQVFSNIQERLNRIIKRISMANSAVAQMKTKLHARIPSAPVGENADQLAGGDNPMRFENVEQENETTNE, encoded by the coding sequence ATGTCGGACGACGGATCAGATATATTCCAAGACCTTGAAAGCTATGAGCCCTATACCGAAGGTAGCCAAAACAATAGTGACGAGGCAACAGCAGTGGGGCCTCTCGATACCTCTGAGGACGCTCGCTTCTCCGAGCAGGTATTCTCCAACATTCAGGAGCGTCTGAACCGAATCATTAAACGCATCAGCATGGCCAACTCTGCCGTGGCCCAGATGAAGACGAAACTCCATGCTCGAATTCCATCCGCACCTGTTGGCGAAAATGCCGACCAGTTGGCTGGAGGCGATAATCCGATGCGATTCGAAAACGTCGAACAAGAAAACGAAACCACCAACGAATGA
- the LOC6605685 gene encoding uncharacterized protein LOC6605685, with the protein MMILQSEFTKIDDALDICVSMEEDLNECLNNVEAMIQRYNAPGRYTISMDPFAEDFQLSTSESTDLDGSSIGSGDSELDMLSQLYGARSAQELDESYVDVRYKFIKLKRSYEGAFAHFQRIVDCADRQHKISHRIFMNSQDSKGKLCRH; encoded by the coding sequence atgatgATACTACAATCGGAATTTACGAAAATCGACGATGCCCTTGACATCTGTGTCTCCATGGAGGAGGATCTGAACGAGTGTCTGAATAATGTGGAGGCAATGATCCAGAGGTACAATGCTCCCGGACGCTACACCATATCCATGGATCCCTTCGCAGAGGATTTTCAACTGAGCACCAGCGAGTCCACGGACTTGGATGGGTCGTCCATAGGAAGTGGTGACTCCGAGCTGGACATGCTAAGCCAACTCTACGGAGCCAGAAGTGCCCAGGAGTTGGATGAATCTTACGTCGATGTGCGCTATAAGTTCATCAAGCTGAAGCGGTCATACGAGGGTGCCTTTGCCCATTTTCAAAGGATCGTTGACTGTGCTGATCGTCAACACAAGATTTCACATCGCATTTTTATGAACTCGCAGGATAGCAAGGGGAAGCTGTGCAGGCACTAG